The region TCGATAGCACGGCGATCTTCACCGCAGCAGCCTTGCCGGTGCCGTCGGGATCGTAGGACAGCACGCCGGTCTTCGGATTGTAGATCAGCCGGTCATTTCCATCGTGCGCTTTCGCGCCCTTCCAGAACTTGGACGGACTAAGCTTTGAGGGCTTCGTGAACGAGCCTTTCGACCCCAACGCCTTGAAGACGGCGTTGTCGAGGAAGATGCTGTCGTCCGGCACACTGAAGTCGGTGATCCGGTCCACGTTCGTGGACGCGCTGGGCTTGGTGTCGAACACGAAGGTGTCCTTGCCGTCTCCGCCCGTCAGGCTGTCATGCCCCTGCCTGCCGTAGAGCACGTCGTCGCCGAGGCCGCCCGAGAGCTTGTCGCGCCCGCGGGTGCCGATCAGGGTGTCGTTGCCGTCCGTGCCCGCGACCGACCCGTCCGACCAGACGAGTGTTTCGTCCCACACGTCCTCGACCGCAATGGTGAAGCTGTGGTCGATCACCGTGCCGTCGTCGGCGGTGGCCCGCACCTTCACCTGGTGCGCGGCATGGCTCTCGAAGTCGAGCTTGGCTCCGGGGGCGACCAGCAGCCGGTCGCCGTCGAGAACGAAGCGCCCTCCGGCGCTGTCGAGAAGCTGATAGGAAAAGCCGCTCAACCCGGGCGCTTTGGCGGTCAGCAGGCCGACCAGCGTGCCGGCGAGCGACAGCTCCGGCACGGCCGCGTGGCTGAGGAGCAGTTGCGGCGGTTCGACTTGAACGGTCTGGTCGATCCTCACGGTGGAGGTCGAACGCCGGCCGCCCTCGTCCGTCAGCGTGATGACGATCTGCTGCTGAACGCTCGTCTCCGGCACCTGATCGGCCATGGTGTAGGTCAGGGCACGCAGGATCTCCTGCACGCGGGCCGGGGTCGCATTGGCGTTGAAGATGACGCTCAGGCCTGAATCCGAGGCATCCCACAGCATGCCGATGTCGAGGCCGCCGACCCGCAGAGTGCTGCCGGAGGCATAGCCGGATTCCAGCGCCACATTGCCGGAGAGATCGATCCGCAGCTTGCCGGGCGCCGATAGCCCGACCGGCGCCTCTACCTTCAGCAGGGTCAGCAGCCCGTCATCCTCGGACAGCACCGCATCCCGGCCCTCGTCGACGAACACCCGCTCGCCGGCCTCGGCCTCGAAGTGATCGCCGTTGAGGTGCTCCGTGACCGGGGCCAGGTTGGTGTGCGTCCCTGCCGCGTCCATGACGGTATCGATGCCCTGCCGATGCAGGAGCCGGATCTCGGCGGCCGTGAACGTGACACCCGTCGCCACGAGCCTGTCGTTCTGGCTCGCGATGCCCGAAGCCAGGAGCGCAGTATTGGCATTCCCCACGGTCAGTACGGCGCCGTCGGTCTGCAGGGAGATCCGGTCTATCCCGATCAGGGTCTTGGCCGTGAAATCGAACGCGCTGCCGATGAGTTGCAGTTCGTCCCAGTGCGAGGCGGGATTGGCCCCGCCATTGAAGGTGACGACACCCGCCGCCTGCTCGGCATTCAGGATGATCGTGTCGTGCTCGCCCGAACCCTGGATGGTCTCGATGCTGGAAAACACTTGTAGCCGGGTCAGGTCGAACGTGCCGCCGCCAAGCAACTGCAGGGTGTCGTTGCCGCCAAGGCCGTCGAGCACATTGCCCTCGATATCCCCCTCCGTGGCGGTGAAGACATCATCGCCAGGCGTGCCGGGAGTGAATGAAACCGAGGGGGTAAACCGAGCTGACATAGGAAGGCGTCGACCATAAGACGGGATATATTCTTAGACGCAACCTATAGTCATTATCTCCGGGATCCGTCTAGTAATTACGTTGCAGTTTTTGATGGCCAGTAATTACCCTAACGTCACCGAGTTCCAGGCCCATCGGTATCGCTCACGATGGTTCGAGGGCGTGCGGCGCTGCATCCCTATCCCGCTCTCTTCGCGGCTCTGTGCAGCTTCAGATTGTCGAGTTTGCTATACTCGTACTGCGCCAAGGCCGCGCCGATCTGGCCGAACAGGCCCCCGATCACAAGCCCCGTGACGATGATAAGCGGCAGCTGGCGCCAGTCGAGATGGGTCTTCGTCAGGTCCTGTGTCATCGCTCTTTCTTCGCGTGAGCCTTAGGTTCATGGCGTGGTTGCTCGCGATGATCGTAGCACGTCATCGTGCGAAGTGGGGTAGGGGGCATTGCCTGCTTACGCAAGAGGCCCAATCGAGAGGAGCAGCCTTCAGTCCCAACGGTCCGTCACACGGGAGTATCGCCATCGTTGTTCGGCGATGCCCGTTCTGCTGGCGGCATCCGAGGCTTCGGCCGCTATCAGAGATGATAGGCCATGAGCGGTCTGCCGTTGCACGAGAGAGATCGCGGTGCGCGCCAGTCCTCTGAACTCTTCCTGCAGAGTCGGGGGAGCCTCGTCCCAATCGCCTGAATGCTCGGTCGCGTAGAATGCCCGCGCGACACGTTCAACCTGGTTCGGCGTCATGCAAGTCTCCCTGCACCTGTTAACCAGATAGGTAATGGGAGAGGTATTCGTTCCGTATCTCTTTGGAGTTAATCCTGGCGATGGGAGCTAAGTCACGGAAATCTTTCGGCCCGCTACCACCTTTGCGCAACGGCGGTTTAGGAAACTTTCCAACGACGCCTTTCAGCCGCCTCACCAGGCCATCCGTTGCAAGCGGCTGCGATCCGCTGCCCTTCATTTCCTCGCGCAGATCGCCCGGGCGATCATCGTCTTCGAACCATCACTCGTAGAGAAGCAATAGACGCCGGTTTCATCCATGTCGAAACGGTCGCCCCGGCTGCAGGTGCCATTGACCGGATACTCATCCTCGTTGCAGCGCGCCATGCACCGGCCCTGGGTCGCGCATTCCTGTACAAAGACCCTCAGGATCGTGCCGGCGAGACCCGGCTTGCCCTCGGGGCCCATCTTTCCCTCCGGGCCGACAGGCCCGGGAGGTCCTGCGGGACCCGTCAGGCCCGCTGGGCCGATCGGCCCGACAGGTCCGGGTGGGCCGATGGGGCCGATCTCTCCGGCGATGCCCTGAGGGCCCGGAGGTCCGGCGGGACCGACGGCTCCTACGGGACCTGCGGCTCCGACAGGCCCCGGCGGTCCGGCCGGTCCAGGCTCGCCGCGCGGCCCTGGCGTTCCTTGAGGGCCCTGTGGGCCCTGATAGCCCGCCAGACCTTGCGGGCCTTGTGGCCCGGGCGGCCCCGCCGGGCCCTCGGGGCCGATCGGGCCGGCCGGTCCCGGCTGCCCTCCCGGGGCTGCTTGTGCCTCGGCAGTCCCAGGCGGTCCTGGAGGCCCGGCGGGGCCTTGCGGCCCCATCGGGCCGGCTGGGCCAGGCTCGCCGCGCGGGCCCGGCAATCCGGCCGTTCCTTGCGGGCCCGGAGGGCCTTCAGGGCCCTGCGGTCCCGGCGCGCCGTCGCGACCGGGCTCTCCTTGCGGCCCGGGCGGGCCTGCAGGTCCGGTCTGCGCCGGGGCAGCAGCCGCGTCCTGCGGGGCCGCGCCCGATCCTTCCGGGCCCCGCTGTCCGCAGAAGCCCACAACCGCCTGCCGTTCCTCGTTCTCCGCCTGAAGATTCACGATGCATGAGGCGGGATGATAGGGAATCCGGAAGGTGAACCGGCCGTTGGCATCGGCCTTCGTCTCGAAGCGCTCGTCGAGGAAAATCGATATCTGACGCGGCTTGCTCAATCGCCCGACGACACGCAACTCGCCGGCGGTGATCATGGCTTGATCGATGAGGATATCCGCCATGGCAGGCATGCTGCCGCTGGCAATCAGGATGGTTCCGGCTAACAGGCGTCTGAGCATCGTGCCTTCCCACTTCGGAGACACAAAGCGTCGCCCGAAGGGGAGTGAAGCGTCAATTCACCCGGAAGAGTACGGCAAATACCACCTCGCTTGCGCGAAGCGAGCCTTTATAGCCCGTGTCGCGGGGCCAAGACGATGCGAACGGGCCGCCTGCGGTGCGACGGCCCATAAGGTTGCTTACGAGGGGTGGGCCGGATCATTGATGCTCAGTCTCTTCGGAAGCGAAAGCCGCCGCCCGCACGCGAGCGGGACTTCGCACGGCCCTGCCTGCCTCAATGCACCCCTTCCGCCTGCATCGCCTCGACGCGGATTTCCTCGGTCAGTTGGGCCTTCAGGCTTGAGAACTCCGGCGTGGTCTTCATCCTGTAATGGCGGGGATGCGGCAGGTCGACGGGGATGTCCGCCTTGATCCGTCCGGGGCGGGCCGACATGACGATGACGCGGGAGGCCAGGAAGATCGCTTCCTCGATGTCGTGGGTCACGAACAGAACGGTCTTCCGTTCGCGCTCCCAGATGCCGAGCAGCAGTTCCTGCATCAGGCCGCGGGTCTGGTTGTCGAGGGCGCCGAAGGGTTCGTCGAGGAGCAGGATGTCGGGATCGTTGGCGAGCGCGCGGGCGATGGCCGTGCGCTGCTGCATACCGCCCGAAAGCTGTTTCGGATAATGGTGCTCGAAGCCGCGCAGACCGACCTTCTCGGTATAGGATGCGACGATCTCCTGGCGCTCCGCCTTCGGCATGCCCTTCTCGCGCAGCCCGTAGGCGATGTTCTCGGCGATCGTGAGCCAGGGGAAAAGCGTGTAGGACTGAAACACCATGCCCCGGTCGGCGCCCGGGCCCTTGATCTCGCGGCCGTTGAGCATCACGCGCCCGCCGCTCGGGCGATCAAGCCCCGCCACGATGCGCAGGAGCGTGGATTTTCCGCAGCCTGAAGGCCCGAGAATGGTGATGAAGTCGTTCTGCGCCACCTGCAGGCTCGTGGGCTCCAGCGCCCGCACGGGCGCGCCGCCGCGCACGCCGGGGAAGACCCGCGAGACGTTCTCGATCTGGAGGATCGTGCCGGTCATGCGAGCCTCCACGGGAACAGCGAACGGTTGAGGGCCTTGAACAGGAAGTCTGAGATGAGGCCGATGATGCCGATGACGATGATGCCGAAGATCATCTGACCCGTCGCGAGGAGCGCCTGGCTGTCGATGATCATGTGGCCGATGCCCGACGAGGAGCCGATGAGCTCCGCGACGATCACGTAGGTCCAGGCCCAGCCGAGCACGAGGCGCAGGATCTCGGCGATCTCCGGCGCATTGGCGGGGATGAGCACGCGCTTGACCACGCCTCGATCCTTGGAGCCCAGCGTATAGGCGGCCTCGACGAGATCGCGGCGCGTGTTGCCGACGGCCACCGCCACCATCAGGATGATCTGGAAGACGGAGCCGATGAAGATCACCAGCAGCTTCTGCATCTCGCCGATGCCGGCCCAGAGGATGAGAAGCGGCACGAAGGCGGAGGCCGGCAGGTAGCGGGCGAAGGACACGAAGGGTTCGAGAAACGCCTCGAAGGACTTGTAGGCGCCCATCATGATGCCGAGCGGCACCGCCACGAGGGCGGCAAGAACGAAGCCGCCGACCACGCGCCAGACCGTGACGCCGATATCGTTCAGGAAGCCGAACCGCGTGAGCAGCAGCCAGCCGTCCTGCACCATGGTGATCGGATCGGCGAGGAACGTGCGCGAGACGAAGCCGCCCAGCGTCGCGAAGGCCCAGGCTGCGAAGAAGAGGACGAAGAAGGAGATGCCGAGCGTGATGCGCGTGCCCTGGCTGACGGGTTCAAGTGGACGAGGCATGGAGGATCTGTTCTGCCATTCGGCTGTCATGTGCCGGATGGTGTTCTCGAGGAAAAGATGAGGCCCTTGCCCGCTTCCGCGCAGGCAAGGGCCACGGCAACGGCGTTACTGGATGAAGCTGGTATCCGCCAGCGCATCCATGTCCGGCTTCTGCTTGATGATGCCGGTCTCGAGCAGCAGGTCGGCGGCTTCCGCCGAGAACGTCTTGAACTCGTTCGCGAAGAACTTTTTGTTCGCCTCACGGTCCTGCCAGCGCAGGAACTGGGCCGACTTGCCGAAGGCCTCGCCGGTCTGCTTCACGTCAGCGCCCATGATGTCGTAGGCCTTTGCCTGATCCTTGGCGATCATGTCGAGGGCTTCGAAATAGCTGTCGGCAAAGGCCTTGGCGGCCTTCGGATTGTCGGCGAGGAATTTCGGCGTGCAGCCGAAGGTGTCCATCACCATGGGATAATCGAGCGTCGTGGCGATGATCTTGCCGGCTTGCGGCGCGGCGCGCACGGAAGAGAGATACGGCTCGTAGGTCATGGCCGCGTCGTTCTGCCCGGCGATGAAGGCCTGGGCGGCAGGGCCCGGCTCCATGTTGACGACGGTCACGTCCTTCACGGAAAGACCGTTCTTCTTGAGCATCCAGGAGAGCGCGAAATAGGGCGACGTACCGGGCGCGGAAGCCGCAACCTGCTTGCCCTTGATATCCTTGATCGATGCGATGTCGTTCTTCACGACCATGCCGTCCGCGCCGTAGCTCTTGTCGAGCTGGAAGATCTGCTTGGTGGGGACGCCGTTGGCATTCCACACGATCCAGGTCTCGACGGTCGTGGCCGCGCATTGGATGTCGCCGGACTGGATGGCGAGGTGGCGGCTTGCCTGCGGGACCTTCTTGATCGTGACGTCAAGGCCGTTCTTCTTGAAGATGCCGGCCTCCTTCGCGAGCGTCAGGGGCGCGAAGCCCGTCCAGCCCGAGATGCCGATGGCCACCTTCGTCTCCTGCGCCGAGGCGGAACCCGCCGCCAGTGCCAACACGGCCAAACCACTCAATACCGCCTTCATTGCTGCCTCCGTCCTGTCCAATTCCCTGGCTCGTTCCGCCGGCCGTTTTCCTGGAAGTTCTTGCGTCTCCGCCGGCGCTCCTGTGCGAGCGGGCGAATGGCACCATGACGGAGCGTCAATGTCAAATGTATAGACATTTCGACGTGCCGTTGTTTTGGGCATTCCGCGTTAAAAGTTGCGCTGCTTAACGTCCGGCCGGGAACAATGCTGTCTCGGAACGCTCATTCTGAGAGACTGCTCATAAAGGCTCGCGCGCCTTTCCCTCCCCCTTGTGGGGAGGGGTTAAGGGTAGGGGTGCCGGCGCTGAACTGGACCAGCGATGCGCTCACACACCCGCCTCCACCTCCTCCCCACAAGGGGGAGGAGAGCTCCAGCATCGCTTCACGATCCAGACTTTCAGGAGTGATCCGGCATGAGCTCGATGAGGACCGCACGGCCGGTGCCGGACAAAAGGATCAGCTCCTGCATGGCGTCCAGCATCAGCGTGTCGAGTGCTTCAAGCGAATGGATCGTCGAATCGAGCGTCACGTCGAAGGGGCCGTCGAGCGGGACGAGGAACGCGACGGTCGTCTCCTCCGCCAGCAGCGCCACGCCGGATTCGACGAAGCGCGTCCGGTGCCGGAACCGTCCGCACCGGGTCATCACGTTGAGATCGCGGATCGGCCCGGAGAGAAGATGTCCGGTGGTGATGTCGTCGCCCGAGAAGGAGAGCTTGGGAGACGCGCTGTCCAAAGTGTAGGCGATGCCTTCCACATCGAGCTCGATGCCGTCGCCCTCGACCACGATCAGCGTGCGGTCGATCCCCGGGAAGAGAGAGAAGGGACCGTCCGAGGCAACGTCGG is a window of Microvirga lotononidis DNA encoding:
- a CDS encoding putative calcium-binding protein — translated: MSARFTPSVSFTPGTPGDDVFTATEGDIEGNVLDGLGGNDTLQLLGGGTFDLTRLQVFSSIETIQGSGEHDTIILNAEQAAGVVTFNGGANPASHWDELQLIGSAFDFTAKTLIGIDRISLQTDGAVLTVGNANTALLASGIASQNDRLVATGVTFTAAEIRLLHRQGIDTVMDAAGTHTNLAPVTEHLNGDHFEAEAGERVFVDEGRDAVLSEDDGLLTLLKVEAPVGLSAPGKLRIDLSGNVALESGYASGSTLRVGGLDIGMLWDASDSGLSVIFNANATPARVQEILRALTYTMADQVPETSVQQQIVITLTDEGGRRSTSTVRIDQTVQVEPPQLLLSHAAVPELSLAGTLVGLLTAKAPGLSGFSYQLLDSAGGRFVLDGDRLLVAPGAKLDFESHAAHQVKVRATADDGTVIDHSFTIAVEDVWDETLVWSDGSVAGTDGNDTLIGTRGRDKLSGGLGDDVLYGRQGHDSLTGGDGKDTFVFDTKPSASTNVDRITDFSVPDDSIFLDNAVFKALGSKGSFTKPSKLSPSKFWKGAKAHDGNDRLIYNPKTGVLSYDPDGTGKAAAVKIAVLSKKLALSAKDFFVI
- a CDS encoding ABC transporter ATP-binding protein, producing MTGTILQIENVSRVFPGVRGGAPVRALEPTSLQVAQNDFITILGPSGCGKSTLLRIVAGLDRPSGGRVMLNGREIKGPGADRGMVFQSYTLFPWLTIAENIAYGLREKGMPKAERQEIVASYTEKVGLRGFEHHYPKQLSGGMQQRTAIARALANDPDILLLDEPFGALDNQTRGLMQELLLGIWERERKTVLFVTHDIEEAIFLASRVIVMSARPGRIKADIPVDLPHPRHYRMKTTPEFSSLKAQLTEEIRVEAMQAEGVH
- a CDS encoding ABC transporter permease, producing MPRPLEPVSQGTRITLGISFFVLFFAAWAFATLGGFVSRTFLADPITMVQDGWLLLTRFGFLNDIGVTVWRVVGGFVLAALVAVPLGIMMGAYKSFEAFLEPFVSFARYLPASAFVPLLILWAGIGEMQKLLVIFIGSVFQIILMVAVAVGNTRRDLVEAAYTLGSKDRGVVKRVLIPANAPEIAEILRLVLGWAWTYVIVAELIGSSSGIGHMIIDSQALLATGQMIFGIIVIGIIGLISDFLFKALNRSLFPWRLA
- a CDS encoding ABC transporter substrate-binding protein, whose amino-acid sequence is MKAVLSGLAVLALAAGSASAQETKVAIGISGWTGFAPLTLAKEAGIFKKNGLDVTIKKVPQASRHLAIQSGDIQCAATTVETWIVWNANGVPTKQIFQLDKSYGADGMVVKNDIASIKDIKGKQVAASAPGTSPYFALSWMLKKNGLSVKDVTVVNMEPGPAAQAFIAGQNDAAMTYEPYLSSVRAAPQAGKIIATTLDYPMVMDTFGCTPKFLADNPKAAKAFADSYFEALDMIAKDQAKAYDIMGADVKQTGEAFGKSAQFLRWQDREANKKFFANEFKTFSAEAADLLLETGIIKQKPDMDALADTSFIQ
- a CDS encoding HutD/Ves family protein, with the protein product MQARVIRNHDLIRVPWKNGGGTTAEVAAFPEGATFETFGWRVSMADVASDGPFSLFPGIDRTLIVVEGDGIELDVEGIAYTLDSASPKLSFSGDDITTGHLLSGPIRDLNVMTRCGRFRHRTRFVESGVALLAEETTVAFLVPLDGPFDVTLDSTIHSLEALDTLMLDAMQELILLSGTGRAVLIELMPDHS